One region of Metallosphaera sedula DSM 5348 genomic DNA includes:
- a CDS encoding 30S ribosomal protein S24e — MSQAQQIKVSDKAEALVENLKENKVIGRKEIKIKVYHIGSPTPSRADIRKAISSFIGAKEDLVVIRKINTGYGAGISEATIHVYSEKDVLSKFEPAHLVNRGNKAKTQGEASG; from the coding sequence ATGTCGCAGGCACAACAGATCAAGGTCTCTGACAAGGCTGAAGCCTTAGTTGAGAATTTGAAGGAGAATAAGGTAATCGGGAGAAAAGAGATCAAGATAAAGGTTTACCACATAGGTAGTCCAACTCCCTCTAGGGCTGATATAAGGAAAGCCATTTCAAGTTTCATAGGGGCCAAGGAGGATTTGGTGGTTATTAGGAAAATAAATACTGGTTATGGAGCCGGAATAAGTGAGGCTACTATACACGTATACTCCGAGAAGGACGTACTAAGTAAATTTGAGCCAGCTCATCTAGTTAATAGAGGCAATAAAGCCAAGACTCAAGGTGAGGCCAGTGGCTAA
- a CDS encoding 30S ribosomal protein S27ae has translation MAKGEQKASARLYYEIVDGKIKLKNKKCPKCGSVMAHHMKPRERWSCGRCGYTEFAGKSKA, from the coding sequence GTGGCTAAGGGAGAACAGAAGGCATCAGCTAGGTTATATTACGAGATTGTGGATGGGAAAATAAAGCTGAAGAACAAGAAGTGCCCAAAGTGTGGAAGTGTCATGGCTCACCACATGAAGCCAAGGGAAAGATGGTCATGTGGTAGGTGCGGATATACTGAATTTGCGGGTAAATCTAAGGCATGA
- the kae1 gene encoding KEOPS complex N(6)-L-threonylcarbamoyladenine synthase Kae1, with protein MIVLGIESTAHTFGVGVAQDQVPFILANERHTFVPQTGGMKPSEAARHHTLVAHEILRGALDRARISIRDVDGIAVALGPGMGPTLRVGAVVARALSLRFNKKLVPVNHGIGHIEIGYLTTEAKDPLILYLSGGNTIITTYYRRRFRIFGETLDIALGNMMDTFVREVGLAPPYIVDGKHKIDICAEQGSSIIDLPYTVKGEDMSFSGLLTAALRAVKKHNLHDVCLSLREIAYGMLLEATERALALTEKGEIMIVGGVAASGSLRSKLEKLSNDWGVGLKVVPTSFAGDNGAMIAYAGLLALKHGVHIDVKDSTIRPRWRIDEVDIPWRD; from the coding sequence ATGATAGTTTTAGGTATTGAGTCAACAGCTCACACTTTTGGAGTAGGCGTTGCGCAGGATCAAGTTCCCTTTATTCTAGCTAACGAGAGGCACACGTTTGTACCTCAAACTGGAGGGATGAAGCCAAGCGAAGCAGCGAGGCATCATACCTTAGTGGCTCATGAAATTCTAAGAGGAGCGTTAGATCGAGCAAGAATATCAATTAGGGACGTGGATGGAATAGCAGTAGCTCTTGGACCTGGTATGGGTCCAACTCTTCGTGTTGGAGCCGTGGTAGCACGCGCCCTCTCCCTTAGATTTAACAAGAAACTCGTTCCCGTGAACCATGGAATAGGTCACATCGAGATAGGATATCTCACGACTGAGGCTAAGGACCCACTTATCCTCTACCTATCTGGAGGGAACACTATAATCACCACATATTATAGGAGAAGGTTCAGAATATTTGGTGAGACCCTCGACATAGCGCTTGGCAATATGATGGACACTTTCGTTAGAGAGGTAGGTCTCGCTCCGCCTTATATAGTGGATGGTAAACATAAGATAGATATATGCGCTGAGCAAGGCTCCAGTATAATCGATCTACCATATACTGTGAAAGGAGAAGATATGTCATTCTCTGGGTTACTTACTGCCGCCCTTAGGGCAGTTAAGAAGCATAACCTTCACGATGTGTGCTTGAGCCTTAGGGAGATCGCATATGGCATGCTTTTAGAGGCTACAGAGAGAGCACTAGCCCTAACAGAGAAGGGAGAAATCATGATTGTTGGAGGAGTTGCAGCTAGTGGAAGCCTGAGGTCAAAGCTCGAAAAGTTGAGCAATGATTGGGGTGTTGGACTTAAGGTTGTGCCTACGTCTTTTGCAGGAGATAACGGTGCCATGATAGCCTATGCCGGCTTGCTGGCCTTGAAGCATGGGGTTCACATAGACGTGAAAGATTCTACTATTCGACCACGTTGGCGCATAGATGAGGTTGATATTCCATGGAGGGATTAA
- a CDS encoding Kae1-associated kinase Bud32, with protein MEGLTLIKRGAESLIYHGRFLGIEAIYKVRVSKSYRHPLLDRRINMERTISEAKIMLSALTSGVNVPALLYVDVDKFTIIMEFLEGKTIKDAVNVNGLEIFKEIGTMTGKMHLNEIIHGDLTTNNMIFHDDQVFFIDFGLSKRSRELEDKATEVHVFLRSLESVHPDIKDQAFSLFLEGYDEVTGMGKEIMEKVEEIRMRGRYVDERRNKVSNRE; from the coding sequence ATGGAGGGATTAACGCTTATCAAGCGGGGCGCCGAGTCCTTAATTTATCACGGCAGATTTCTGGGCATAGAGGCAATATACAAGGTGAGGGTCTCGAAGAGCTATAGACATCCTCTTTTAGACCGTAGGATAAACATGGAGAGGACGATCTCAGAGGCAAAGATCATGCTATCTGCCCTCACAAGTGGAGTTAATGTGCCTGCCCTCCTTTACGTTGATGTCGATAAATTCACAATAATCATGGAGTTTCTTGAAGGTAAGACCATAAAGGATGCCGTCAACGTCAATGGATTGGAAATATTCAAGGAAATAGGGACAATGACGGGAAAGATGCACTTGAATGAAATCATACACGGGGATCTTACCACAAACAACATGATATTTCATGACGATCAAGTATTTTTCATTGATTTCGGTTTATCTAAAAGATCAAGGGAACTGGAAGATAAGGCTACTGAAGTTCACGTATTCCTCAGATCCCTAGAGAGCGTACATCCTGACATAAAAGACCAAGCCTTCTCCCTCTTTCTTGAAGGATATGACGAGGTAACTGGAATGGGGAAAGAGATAATGGAAAAGGTGGAGGAAATTAGAATGAGAGGTAGATACGTGGATGAAAGGAGAAATAAAGTTAGTAACAGGGAATAA
- a CDS encoding XTP/dITP diphosphatase yields the protein MKGEIKLVTGNNYKFMEFRDLAKDKISLIKVDAPKIEIQADSLEEIVRYSAVTFFSLFKSPLIVEDSGLFVEALKGFPGPYTNYVKRTLDCEGILKLMEGESNRRAFFKSVIAYIDQERLALFKGEIFGKIAENVRGNKGFGFDPIFVPDGYGITFGEMELSEKNVISHRGRAFSNFLKYYESIQN from the coding sequence ATGAAAGGAGAAATAAAGTTAGTAACAGGGAATAATTACAAGTTCATGGAATTTCGGGATCTTGCCAAGGATAAGATATCACTGATCAAGGTTGATGCCCCTAAAATAGAGATACAGGCTGATAGCTTGGAAGAGATAGTCCGATACTCGGCGGTAACATTTTTCTCCCTTTTCAAGTCGCCGTTGATAGTTGAGGATAGTGGATTGTTCGTTGAGGCTTTGAAGGGCTTTCCTGGTCCATACACAAACTATGTAAAAAGGACACTCGATTGTGAAGGGATCCTCAAACTTATGGAAGGGGAAAGTAATAGAAGAGCATTCTTCAAGTCCGTGATAGCATATATAGACCAGGAGAGATTGGCCCTCTTTAAGGGAGAGATATTTGGTAAAATAGCTGAGAATGTGAGGGGGAATAAAGGATTTGGCTTCGATCCGATATTCGTTCCAGATGGATATGGGATTACATTTGGAGAAATGGAGCTAAGCGAGAAGAACGTCATATCCCATAGGGGCAGAGCCTTTTCAAACTTCTTGAAATATTATGAGAGTATCCAGAACTAG
- a CDS encoding aldo/keto reductase yields the protein MLLRDLGHTGIKTSELGIGMWTLVTDWWGEPDKAQEIVRRAIELGINFFDTADMYGNGRAEEVLGRSLGSKRDKVVILTKVGYDFYSSPQRPRQRFDLDYLRTAVDRSLKRLSTNYVDILMIHNPKMKDITRRDLLDFMRSLKSDGIARAVGVALGPTLGWEDEGLKAIEMGYEALEHIFNLIELYPGLRFLEFDVGHIVRVPHASDVLNESKWPLNYDPKLHRHFKSQQWINTAVDRTKGLLDYASKLGVTLSQLALSFVLSHKRVSTVIPNITTVRELEEFVKSTEFVLNNDDVNFLMDYYERNYRDLNEESIKETQAYK from the coding sequence ATGTTGCTCAGGGACTTGGGTCATACTGGCATAAAGACTTCAGAGCTGGGAATTGGAATGTGGACATTGGTTACAGATTGGTGGGGTGAACCAGATAAAGCACAGGAGATAGTTCGGCGCGCTATTGAGCTAGGAATTAACTTCTTTGACACGGCAGATATGTATGGCAACGGAAGGGCAGAGGAGGTACTGGGAAGATCCCTAGGATCTAAGAGGGACAAGGTAGTAATCCTAACTAAGGTGGGTTACGATTTCTATTCGTCACCGCAAAGGCCTAGACAAAGGTTCGATCTAGATTATCTCAGGACCGCTGTGGATAGATCGCTGAAAAGACTCTCAACTAACTATGTCGACATTCTCATGATACATAATCCGAAGATGAAGGACATAACCAGGAGGGATCTGTTAGATTTTATGAGGTCACTTAAATCAGATGGGATTGCGAGGGCAGTTGGGGTGGCGTTGGGCCCCACATTGGGTTGGGAAGATGAAGGGTTGAAGGCCATAGAGATGGGGTATGAGGCCCTGGAACACATATTCAATCTAATCGAGCTATATCCAGGGTTAAGGTTTCTAGAGTTTGATGTGGGCCATATAGTTAGGGTACCACATGCATCTGACGTGCTAAACGAATCAAAGTGGCCCCTGAACTACGATCCGAAGTTGCACAGACACTTCAAGAGTCAGCAATGGATAAATACTGCAGTGGATAGGACTAAGGGTCTACTGGACTACGCTAGTAAGCTTGGAGTTACGCTAAGCCAGCTAGCCTTAAGTTTCGTGCTGTCCCACAAAAGGGTTTCAACAGTAATTCCCAACATCACTACGGTCAGGGAATTGGAAGAGTTTGTGAAATCCACAGAATTTGTTTTGAACAACGATGACGTGAATTTCCTTATGGACTATTACGAGAGGAATTATAGGGACCTTAACGAAGAGAGTATTAAAGAAACGCAAGCTTACAAATGA
- a CDS encoding V0D/AC39 family V-type ATPase subunit translates to MSSTSAYISSVSRLFKATTLTKGTINELFSSRDWKELLGILKEKGILEETPDSVDKAELLLKKRALDQLQELYNLSNSLKLARDIVQGYIYRMTLDELTYIVSTIWNKVKGDTSRLIYFKTKLDQMPSTLEELNSTLQGTIYGQALGFAQSKSPKDLSQFNSLLEYFFIHYMSTLTEGLKGDWKVSANSILCGYKDYYSASLAVRQKLAFGPTCHMSEDDIRDLASAKTPEDILNVLRRTTYSKNLDLSGVYNALASFNNIARSNARFGALGVFMGSPFNPIVAMGVCELIKLDTEDLITLVNGMKLGVMPEKLKSSVSFQLV, encoded by the coding sequence GTGAGCTCGACTTCCGCCTATATTTCCTCCGTATCTAGGCTATTCAAGGCGACAACTCTGACTAAAGGGACTATTAACGAGCTCTTCTCGTCAAGGGATTGGAAGGAACTTCTTGGGATTTTGAAGGAAAAGGGAATTCTTGAGGAAACTCCTGATTCTGTGGATAAGGCCGAACTTCTACTTAAGAAGAGGGCTTTAGATCAGTTACAGGAACTTTACAACTTGTCTAATTCATTGAAACTTGCGAGGGACATAGTACAGGGATATATCTACAGAATGACGCTGGACGAGCTAACGTATATTGTCTCAACTATCTGGAACAAGGTAAAGGGAGATACATCTAGGCTGATCTATTTCAAAACCAAACTGGATCAAATGCCTTCAACCCTGGAAGAACTGAATTCCACGCTTCAAGGAACCATATACGGGCAGGCTTTGGGGTTCGCACAATCTAAATCACCTAAGGACTTATCCCAATTCAATTCCCTACTAGAATACTTCTTCATTCATTACATGTCCACATTGACTGAGGGATTGAAAGGAGATTGGAAAGTATCTGCAAACAGTATCTTGTGCGGGTATAAAGATTATTACTCCGCTAGCTTGGCAGTCAGGCAGAAACTTGCATTCGGGCCTACATGTCATATGAGTGAAGATGATATCAGGGATCTAGCTTCAGCAAAAACTCCAGAGGATATATTGAATGTACTCAGAAGGACTACTTACTCTAAGAATCTAGACCTATCCGGAGTATACAACGCGTTAGCGTCTTTCAATAATATTGCTAGAAGCAATGCTAGGTTTGGGGCTTTAGGAGTTTTCATGGGTTCACCGTTCAATCCAATAGTGGCCATGGGGGTTTGTGAACTTATTAAGCTTGACACAGAAGACCTGATTACCTTGGTTAATGGGATGAAACTTGGGGTCATGCCAGAAAAACTAAAGTCCTCTGTATCTTTTCAACTGGTTTAA
- a CDS encoding tRNA (adenine-N1)-methyltransferase has translation MVLREGDLVVVWIDPRRVYLVKLEKGKKLDTDRGSLSFDSVIGKEYGDYVEISKGKAFLMYPSLDYIYDGLHRPSQVLYPKDIGYMIFKSGIKPGDTVVEAGTGSGFLTISLSHFLGASGKVITYDIREDMQERAKKNLELVGLVDRVVFKLGDVREKIEETGVDAIFLDMPDPWLAAENVYKALKPSGTVVVFVPTVSQIEKTFLYLRKNGFVDVEAVELILREYQVKENATRPRSIGVTHTGFIITGRKSIKGSSEIGE, from the coding sequence GTGGTTTTACGGGAAGGAGACTTAGTGGTAGTTTGGATAGACCCAAGGCGCGTTTACCTAGTAAAGCTAGAAAAGGGAAAGAAACTTGATACCGATAGGGGTTCACTATCATTTGACAGTGTTATAGGTAAAGAGTATGGAGACTACGTCGAGATTAGTAAAGGAAAGGCATTTCTCATGTATCCCAGTTTAGATTACATCTATGATGGGCTCCATAGACCGTCTCAGGTCCTATATCCTAAAGATATAGGGTACATGATTTTCAAGTCGGGGATAAAGCCTGGGGATACTGTGGTAGAGGCTGGTACTGGGTCCGGTTTCCTTACGATCTCGCTTTCACATTTCCTAGGAGCCAGCGGGAAAGTAATAACCTATGATATAAGGGAGGATATGCAAGAGCGTGCCAAGAAGAACCTGGAGTTAGTGGGGCTCGTGGATAGGGTTGTATTTAAACTGGGAGATGTAAGGGAGAAAATTGAGGAGACTGGCGTAGATGCCATTTTCCTTGATATGCCAGATCCATGGTTAGCTGCAGAGAATGTTTATAAAGCCCTTAAACCCTCTGGCACCGTGGTGGTTTTTGTTCCCACAGTAAGTCAAATAGAGAAGACTTTTCTCTACTTGAGAAAGAACGGCTTTGTGGATGTAGAAGCTGTTGAACTTATACTTAGAGAATATCAAGTGAAGGAGAACGCAACTCGGCCCAGGAGTATCGGGGTAACTCACACTGGTTTTATCATAACAGGTAGAAAATCCATAAAAGGGAGTTCTGAAATAGGTGAGTGA
- a CDS encoding ribbon-helix-helix domain-containing protein yields MKIITVKLPEQFLEAMDELVNTGRYETRSEVIRAAIGDFIRKELWIKD; encoded by the coding sequence ATGAAAATAATTACGGTAAAACTGCCAGAACAATTTCTAGAAGCTATGGATGAGTTAGTAAATACGGGTAGATATGAGACGAGGAGTGAGGTAATAAGGGCCGCTATAGGGGACTTTATTAGAAAGGAGTTATGGATTAAAGATTGA
- a CDS encoding TrmB family transcriptional regulator gives MDQDLLDDLLSRVSRFASILGISRSELKIYSTLLLEGQSSARDLSDKLNISYTKIYSILNRLEERGWIKKVGKRPVRYEAVSLRDLWSNIKKLLELRVSQFEREFIEPLSTMIDSSSAYTVVVVPSANLKKTLIDVLNEPSKQYLIAISSQELLDDEVYQIINGKSFTSEVRVIIQRGIKIPEKVSIQLKVLDNMFGSGIVTSSSVLLVIKSHESLSGIISNHRYLVDIAQVYFNHLWEQASPIGTNP, from the coding sequence ATGGATCAGGATCTACTGGACGATCTCCTATCTAGGGTTAGCCGATTTGCATCGATCTTGGGCATCTCTAGAAGCGAATTGAAAATTTACTCTACCCTTCTCCTTGAGGGACAGAGTAGTGCTAGGGACCTTTCAGATAAGTTAAATATTTCCTATACAAAGATTTACTCTATTTTAAACAGGCTCGAGGAGAGGGGTTGGATAAAAAAGGTAGGAAAGAGACCAGTTAGGTACGAGGCTGTCTCACTAAGGGATCTATGGTCTAATATCAAGAAATTACTTGAACTGAGGGTTTCTCAGTTTGAAAGAGAGTTTATTGAACCTCTCTCCACTATGATAGATTCCTCTTCGGCCTATACCGTAGTCGTGGTTCCATCAGCCAATCTGAAGAAGACATTAATCGACGTCCTCAACGAGCCCAGCAAGCAGTATCTGATAGCTATTTCATCTCAAGAACTGCTGGATGACGAGGTTTATCAGATAATTAATGGAAAATCCTTCACCTCCGAAGTAAGGGTTATAATTCAAAGGGGGATTAAAATACCTGAAAAGGTAAGCATCCAGCTAAAGGTCCTGGATAATATGTTCGGGAGTGGGATAGTTACCTCCTCATCGGTTTTGCTTGTGATCAAATCCCATGAAAGCTTGTCAGGTATAATTTCCAATCACAGATATCTTGTGGACATAGCCCAGGTGTATTTCAACCATCTTTGGGAGCAGGCTTCGCCTATAGGCACAAACCCTTAA
- a CDS encoding 30S ribosomal protein S25e, whose translation MGGASKKPISNIEKRIKKEAEAQQKKEKKKVSKTGNEVISKNITISDEMIKRVQEEIKKEKIITPYTLATKANITLSVAKRILKDLNEQGTIKEAFRNRRTAIYVAA comes from the coding sequence TTGGGTGGAGCCTCAAAAAAGCCTATTAGTAATATCGAGAAGAGAATAAAGAAGGAAGCTGAAGCTCAGCAGAAGAAGGAGAAGAAAAAGGTAAGCAAAACAGGGAACGAAGTTATCTCCAAGAACATCACCATAAGCGACGAGATGATAAAGAGAGTACAAGAGGAGATAAAGAAGGAGAAGATAATTACACCTTACACGTTAGCGACGAAGGCCAACATAACACTTAGCGTGGCAAAGAGGATACTGAAGGATCTGAACGAGCAAGGAACCATAAAGGAAGCTTTCAGAAATAGAAGAACGGCTATTTACGTAGCTGCATGA
- a CDS encoding carbon-nitrogen hydrolase family protein has product MLISLTHLKLKEMAKKHNIEKAKRLVKTAKERGAKLVVLPSLFPVGNGFEVYDNEKKMRSVVKNLAEKIPGNTSEIVIKLAMEGQVHVIAGPLLEQAGPKVFLTTLVISPDGEIIGKYRKVASSEKDIRLGISNGKEPMHVLLDKKYGLIAEDDLMSPEINRLLYFGGSQAVIGTMKAYPRKQDSVKHLAIARTLENDMSYLINGEIIENEEGDIVGYSPTFITTPDSLIYKEANEEDSIVLVESTMITTNHDNLMSKAGDLESIITGLCKSVKRAKTANNVQPIKDHAAT; this is encoded by the coding sequence ATGCTGATCTCGCTCACACACTTAAAGCTCAAGGAAATGGCAAAGAAGCATAATATAGAGAAAGCGAAAAGGCTGGTTAAGACTGCAAAGGAAAGAGGAGCAAAGCTTGTGGTTTTACCTTCTCTCTTTCCTGTGGGCAATGGATTTGAGGTATATGATAACGAGAAGAAGATGAGAAGTGTTGTGAAGAACTTGGCCGAGAAGATACCAGGTAATACTTCAGAAATCGTAATAAAATTGGCTATGGAAGGACAGGTGCATGTGATAGCTGGTCCTTTATTGGAACAGGCAGGTCCTAAGGTATTTTTGACAACACTTGTTATATCTCCTGATGGTGAAATAATTGGTAAATATAGGAAGGTAGCGTCATCAGAGAAGGATATCAGGTTGGGAATATCTAATGGTAAGGAACCAATGCACGTACTCCTCGACAAGAAGTATGGCCTTATAGCAGAGGATGATCTTATGTCGCCTGAGATAAACAGGCTTCTCTACTTTGGGGGTTCGCAGGCAGTTATAGGAACAATGAAGGCCTATCCAAGAAAGCAAGACTCTGTGAAACATTTGGCCATAGCAAGGACATTGGAGAACGATATGTCATATCTAATTAATGGGGAGATAATAGAGAACGAGGAGGGAGATATAGTGGGCTATTCACCTACTTTTATTACCACTCCTGACTCCCTGATTTATAAGGAGGCCAATGAGGAGGACTCCATTGTGCTGGTGGAAAGTACGATGATAACCACGAACCATGATAACTTAATGTCAAAGGCGGGCGACCTAGAATCGATTATAACTGGGTTATGTAAGAGTGTAAAAAGAGCTAAGACTGCAAATAACGTTCAACCAATTAAGGATCATGCAGCTACGTAA